From the Corythoichthys intestinalis isolate RoL2023-P3 chromosome 13, ASM3026506v1, whole genome shotgun sequence genome, one window contains:
- the trmu gene encoding mitochondrial tRNA-specific 2-thiouridylase 1: MGVIRHIVCAMSGGVDSSVAALLLKKRGYNVTGVFMKNWDSLDESGVCTTEKDCDDAYKVCQMLNIPFHQVSYVKEYWHEVFSYLLKEYENGRTPNPDILCNKHIKFKHFHKYAVITLGADAMATGHYARTSQEDEEVFQQTPKTAPFVLFRNRFDIRNPVKLYKGADLVKDQTFFLSQISQDALRQTMFPLAGLTKDFVKKIAAEAGFEHVLKKKESMGICFIGERNFENFILEYLEPKPGNFVSIEDGTVMGTHKGWFTLTLGQRARIGGQRDAWYVVDKDINTGDVVVAPSTNHPSLFRDTLRTDRFHWIADDPPPELARTKMMECHFRFIHQEPLAPCTVTLNMDGSVWISLAQSVRALTPGQFAVLYKGDECLGSGKIIQLGPSDFTIQRGRESAQLKKDNPEPVR; the protein is encoded by the exons ATGGGTGTCATAAGGCACATCGTGTGCGCCATGTCGGGTGGTGTTGACAGCTCAGTCGCCGCTTTGTTGCTGAAAAAACGAG GTTATAATGTGACCGGCGTTTTCATGAAAAACTGGGATTCCTTGGATGAAAGTGGAGTTTGCACTACAGAAAAAGACTGCGACGATGCTTACAAAGTGTGTCAAATGCTGAACATCCCCTTCCATCAAGTGTCATATGTTAAAGAATACTGGCATGAAGTTTTCAG TTATCTGTTAAAGGAATACGAGAACGGAAGGACTCCTAATCCTGATATACTCTGCAACAAACATATTAAATTCAAACATTTTCATAAGTATGCTGTCATAACTCTAG GTGCTGACGCGATGGCAACAGGGCACTATGCGAGAACCTCCCAGGAAGATGAAGAAGTTTTCCAGCAGACTCCCAAAACGGCCCCCTTTGTGCTCTTCAGAAATCGATTTGATATCCGGAACC CGGTGAAGCTGTACAAAGGGGCCGACCTTGTCAAAGATCAGACTTTCTTCCTCAGCCAGATCTCCCAGGATGCACTGAGGCAGACCATGTTCCCCCTCGCCGGCCTGACTAaagattttgtgaaaaaaatagcgGCTGAAGCGGGGTTTGAGCATGTGCTGAAAAAGAAAGAG AGTATGGGTATTTGCTTCATAGGAGAGAGAAACTTTGAAAACTTTATCTTGGAG TACCTCGAGCCTAAACCTGGTAACTTTGTATCCATTGAGGATGGGACTGTAATGGGCACACATAAAG GCTGGTTTACCCTGACACTAGGCCAAAGGGCACGGATAGGAGGTCAAAGGGATGCCTGGTATGTGGTGGACAAGGATATCAATACAGGCGACGTGGTTGTG GCTCCGTCAACCAACCACCCGTCCCTTTTTCGCGACACTTTACGGACGGACCGCTTCCACTGGATCGCTGACGATCCGCCGCCAGAATTGGCGCGGACCAAGATGATGGAGTGTCATTTCCGATTCATCCACCAGGAACCGCTCG CTCCCTGTACGGTGACTCTCAACATGGACGGTTCTGTGTGGATCTCACTCGCGCAGTCGGTCAGAGCTTTAACACCAGGACAG TTCGCAGTGCTCTATAAAGGTGACGAGTGCCTGGGAAGTGGGAAGATTATCCAGTTGGGACCGAGTGACTTCACCATCCAACGTGGTCGGGAATCGGCTCAGCTTAAAAAAGACAACCCGGAACCGGTTAGATGA